From Psychrobacillus sp. FSL K6-2836, a single genomic window includes:
- a CDS encoding transcriptional regulator codes for MILVQLMKPFYTKYEGNSIKMVFAYQYFSIRKDDELFHFIPVEGKEIILNAQTLQVENLSEVFVFQKGNRFIRLPLYQLLLVSDIHTHLQTILEEANQDTQEVPIEGTEEVIELLEQLNLERMFDFALTTRDESLFNKLQQYKKN; via the coding sequence ATGATACTAGTACAGTTAATGAAACCATTTTATACAAAGTATGAAGGGAATAGTATAAAGATGGTGTTTGCCTATCAGTATTTTTCCATAAGGAAAGATGATGAGCTGTTTCATTTTATACCAGTAGAGGGCAAAGAAATCATTTTAAATGCGCAGACATTACAGGTGGAAAATTTGTCGGAAGTATTTGTTTTTCAAAAAGGGAATAGATTTATTAGATTGCCACTCTATCAATTATTGCTTGTGTCAGATATTCATACACATTTACAAACAATTTTAGAAGAAGCAAACCAAGATACACAGGAAGTACCGATAGAAGGAACTGAAGAAGTCATCGAATTACTAGAACAACTAAACTTAGAGCGCATGTTTGACTTTGCTTTGACGACAAGAGATGAGTCATTATTCAACAAACTACAACAGTATAAAAAAAATTAA
- a CDS encoding helix-turn-helix domain-containing protein, whose amino-acid sequence MTFGEHLRAYREKLDITQMEAAKILGIDHSALSKYEKGDLGISLELLAKIKEKYKIPDDQFLYMFQDKRYKSEDPILEARESKARYIETFQDEFVNEVIHLKEYRDFTMDIVNFAESDKERRKYILSRLKKD is encoded by the coding sequence ATGACATTTGGGGAGCATTTGCGTGCTTATCGTGAAAAACTAGACATCACACAAATGGAAGCTGCTAAAATTTTAGGTATTGATCATTCCGCATTATCAAAATATGAAAAAGGCGATCTTGGTATTTCCCTCGAGTTATTAGCAAAAATAAAAGAAAAATACAAAATTCCAGATGATCAATTTTTATATATGTTCCAGGATAAGCGCTATAAAAGCGAAGATCCGATCCTAGAGGCTAGGGAAAGTAAAGCAAGATACATAGAAACCTTTCAGGATGAGTTTGTCAACGAAGTCATTCACTTGAAAGAATATCGTGATTTCACCATGGATATTGTTAATTTTGCCGAAAGTGACAAAGAACGAAGAAAATACATTTTAAGTCGATTAAAAAAAGATTAA
- a CDS encoding DEAD/DEAH box helicase, which translates to MTQPLSITKEFSLNIHPLENGQFRLVSINIPAEKWVPSLYLNHRESFFGLNAQIEDNALIASPVELVELFSRKMNPFTLFDGVNEDSNKWLETFKDTAKVWATPDLWDFINVEGNELKITAPIDDSGQALLGNAVKQKLFQAGLSMEDIEPLIPFFKRGGWPIKSQATHPSLLVALRLSEPEAMEDTWLLETVVRGKKSSVYWTPAYRKKSLPIGKALPDKWVEFSDFIEETQSKIFSLISSIDQTNPETFYSSTLTDEEVRMFLRDDLVKLQALGFEIVLPAWLKAVKDTKMRIKTVAKTANSYKTTAGLNEILQFNWSFSLNGQEISADVFQQMVNENRSFIQAGNEWFRIDSAWMHEVRELIRKSEDENWTVKELLFREIPEELALALDDEEETDADPLFEFEMQKSLQTLMTQLSDKKGFPSVEISPNLLTTLRPYQQQGLEWLVFMRNEKFGACLADDMGLGKTVQLISYLLHVHENTEQPTPSLIICPTSVLGNWQKEIAKFAPSLKVQTHYGSSRTKEIDMTSDVVLTTFGTAMQDIDSLSEIVWTSTTLDEAQNIKNMHTKQSRAIRKLTGGHHIALTGTPVENRLSELWSIFDFIHKGYLGSFGKFQENYIAPIERDNSDATKHKLRVKIQPFLLRRTKQDPELQLNLPEKLEQREYCALTTEQAALYESLIQETVSKLDTLTGFEKKGLILKMLSKLKQLCNHPALYLKEPFDDAEDMLERSEKLAQIVTLAGEIAARGEQCLIFTQYIGMGHLLQHCLTELYEIDAPFLTGSMPKNQRDHLVEAFQAKEFPVFLLSLKAGGTGLNLTAASHVLHADRWWNPAVENQATDRAYRIGQTNFVHVHKFITIGTIEEKIDKLLVEKQALSEELIHSSQWITEMSDNDIKDLLTLSI; encoded by the coding sequence ATGACTCAGCCTTTATCTATTACGAAAGAATTTTCTTTAAACATTCACCCTTTGGAAAACGGGCAGTTTCGCTTAGTTTCGATAAATATACCTGCCGAAAAGTGGGTACCATCCTTATATTTAAATCATCGAGAAAGCTTTTTCGGTCTCAATGCTCAAATAGAAGATAATGCACTTATCGCCTCTCCCGTTGAGTTAGTTGAACTTTTCTCTAGAAAAATGAATCCATTTACATTGTTTGACGGTGTCAATGAAGATTCTAATAAATGGTTAGAAACATTCAAAGATACAGCAAAAGTTTGGGCAACGCCTGACTTATGGGACTTTATAAACGTTGAAGGAAATGAACTTAAAATTACTGCACCAATTGATGATAGTGGGCAAGCACTTCTTGGGAATGCTGTTAAACAAAAGCTTTTCCAAGCCGGGCTATCGATGGAGGATATAGAGCCACTCATACCATTTTTCAAACGAGGTGGCTGGCCGATCAAGTCTCAGGCTACTCATCCAAGTTTATTAGTTGCACTTAGATTGTCAGAACCAGAAGCAATGGAAGACACATGGTTGCTCGAGACAGTGGTTCGTGGGAAAAAAAGCAGTGTTTACTGGACACCTGCATACCGAAAGAAATCATTACCCATAGGTAAAGCACTTCCTGATAAATGGGTTGAATTTAGTGATTTTATAGAAGAAACACAGTCAAAAATATTTTCTCTTATTTCTTCCATCGATCAAACAAATCCAGAAACATTCTATTCTTCCACATTAACTGATGAAGAAGTACGGATGTTTCTTCGTGATGATTTAGTGAAACTACAGGCACTTGGATTTGAGATTGTTCTTCCTGCTTGGCTGAAGGCGGTAAAAGACACAAAAATGCGTATTAAAACTGTCGCTAAGACGGCCAATTCATATAAAACTACTGCAGGTTTAAATGAAATACTGCAATTTAATTGGAGTTTTTCTTTGAACGGTCAAGAGATTTCAGCCGATGTGTTTCAACAGATGGTAAATGAAAATCGTTCGTTTATACAGGCTGGCAATGAATGGTTCCGTATCGATTCCGCTTGGATGCATGAAGTTCGAGAGCTTATAAGAAAATCAGAGGATGAGAACTGGACGGTGAAAGAGCTACTGTTCCGCGAAATTCCCGAAGAGCTTGCACTCGCACTTGACGACGAAGAGGAAACTGATGCTGATCCGTTATTTGAATTTGAAATGCAAAAATCCTTGCAAACTCTTATGACACAGCTCTCGGATAAAAAGGGTTTCCCTTCCGTAGAGATTTCTCCTAATCTGTTGACGACTTTACGCCCTTATCAGCAGCAAGGATTAGAATGGCTCGTCTTTATGCGAAATGAAAAATTTGGGGCTTGCCTAGCGGATGATATGGGTCTTGGAAAAACGGTACAGTTGATATCTTATTTACTGCATGTCCATGAAAATACAGAGCAACCGACACCTTCGCTCATTATTTGTCCTACTTCTGTATTAGGAAACTGGCAAAAAGAAATTGCCAAGTTTGCTCCTTCACTTAAAGTACAGACACATTACGGATCTTCCCGAACAAAAGAGATAGATATGACGAGTGATGTTGTTCTCACTACATTTGGAACTGCTATGCAAGATATCGATTCACTTTCTGAAATCGTATGGACCAGTACTACTTTAGATGAGGCACAGAACATTAAAAATATGCATACAAAACAATCACGTGCTATTCGAAAGTTAACTGGTGGTCATCATATTGCGCTGACTGGTACGCCTGTAGAAAATAGATTATCGGAGTTATGGTCTATCTTTGACTTTATCCATAAAGGATATTTAGGCTCTTTCGGTAAGTTCCAAGAAAATTATATAGCACCTATTGAACGAGATAATTCCGATGCAACAAAACATAAATTACGAGTGAAAATTCAACCATTCCTATTAAGAAGAACGAAACAAGATCCAGAGCTTCAGCTTAACTTACCAGAAAAGTTGGAGCAACGAGAGTATTGTGCCCTTACTACAGAGCAGGCGGCTTTGTATGAATCACTTATACAAGAAACCGTAAGCAAGCTCGACACACTAACTGGGTTCGAGAAAAAGGGCCTCATTCTCAAAATGCTCAGCAAGCTGAAACAACTTTGTAATCACCCCGCACTCTATTTAAAAGAGCCCTTTGATGATGCAGAGGATATGCTTGAGCGTTCCGAGAAGCTAGCTCAAATTGTGACACTTGCCGGAGAAATTGCAGCACGTGGTGAGCAATGTCTAATCTTTACTCAGTATATCGGGATGGGACATTTACTTCAGCATTGTTTAACAGAGCTATATGAAATTGATGCACCATTTTTGACTGGTAGTATGCCTAAAAACCAACGTGATCATTTGGTAGAAGCATTCCAAGCAAAAGAGTTTCCTGTATTCTTATTATCACTTAAGGCTGGCGGAACTGGCTTAAACTTAACTGCGGCAAGTCATGTGCTCCATGCCGATCGATGGTGGAATCCTGCAGTTGAAAACCAAGCAACTGATCGTGCTTACCGGATTGGACAGACAAACTTTGTTCATGTCCATAAATTTATAACAATTGGAACAATTGAAGAAAAAATCGATAAGCTTCTAGTTGAGAAACAGGCGCTATCAGAGGAGTTAATCCATTCTAGTCAGTGGATCACTGAAATGTCGGATAATGACATAAAAGACTTACTCACACTGTCTATTTAA
- a CDS encoding single-stranded DNA-binding protein — protein MNTVSIIGRMTKSPQLKHLSEGRMQTSFIVAVNKSYKNDEANFVLCTIWGKLAETTVKYCGKGSLVGITGRLNTRSYEKEAGARVFVTEIVVEDIRFLATKKRDEEQPAQTVQQPNKNIESDFEFPVTPPNQLPV, from the coding sequence TTGAACACTGTTTCGATAATCGGACGTATGACGAAATCTCCACAATTAAAGCATTTATCAGAAGGGAGGATGCAAACGAGTTTCATAGTCGCGGTAAATAAAAGCTATAAAAATGATGAAGCGAACTTTGTGCTATGCACGATTTGGGGAAAGCTCGCTGAAACGACCGTCAAGTATTGTGGTAAAGGGTCACTTGTAGGGATAACAGGTAGACTTAATACAAGGTCTTATGAGAAGGAAGCGGGAGCGAGAGTATTCGTTACAGAAATAGTTGTGGAGGACATCCGATTTTTAGCAACAAAGAAACGAGACGAGGAACAACCAGCACAAACAGTGCAACAGCCAAATAAAAATATTGAGAGTGATTTTGAATTTCCAGTAACACCACCAAACCAACTACCAGTTTAA
- a CDS encoding YwpF family protein, translated as MKTFKMISVSIISDHEEVPITIEDGIVINQENSSRSWILELFTDQKYENYFNELKMSNEVYDVKVIISYPENEPAHFEVVTYSVKQIGNHLSVLLRGTLKRVRRKYAESLLAQLIEEGLTGEDLLSKFENDMKTRPALKKDQ; from the coding sequence ATGAAAACATTCAAAATGATTTCAGTCAGTATTATTTCAGACCATGAAGAAGTGCCAATAACAATTGAGGATGGCATTGTTATCAATCAGGAAAATTCAAGCCGTTCTTGGATATTAGAACTATTTACTGATCAAAAATACGAAAATTATTTTAATGAATTAAAAATGTCTAATGAAGTATATGATGTAAAAGTTATTATTTCTTATCCAGAAAACGAACCTGCTCATTTTGAAGTGGTAACCTACTCTGTTAAACAAATTGGCAATCACCTTTCCGTGCTGCTTAGAGGTACATTGAAACGAGTAAGAAGAAAATACGCAGAGTCTTTGCTAGCGCAGCTAATCGAGGAAGGCTTAACTGGCGAAGATTTACTTTCTAAATTTGAAAACGATATGAAAACTAGACCTGCCTTGAAGAAGGATCAATAG
- the fabZ gene encoding 3-hydroxyacyl-ACP dehydratase FabZ yields MLTTEQVQAILPHRYPFLMIDKILEVEEGKRAVGLKNVTINEEFFNGHFPGYPVMPGVLIVEALAQIGAVAVLQIPENKGRLAFFTGIDNCRFKRQVKPGDQLKLEVELTKLRGTMGKGHGIATVDGELVCEADILFALGPVVEK; encoded by the coding sequence ATGTTAACAACAGAGCAAGTTCAAGCAATTTTACCTCATCGTTATCCCTTTCTTATGATAGATAAAATTCTAGAAGTTGAAGAAGGAAAGCGTGCGGTAGGCTTAAAAAATGTAACGATTAACGAAGAGTTCTTCAATGGTCATTTCCCAGGATATCCAGTAATGCCCGGAGTACTAATCGTAGAGGCTCTTGCTCAGATAGGGGCAGTAGCTGTTCTTCAAATTCCAGAGAATAAAGGAAGACTCGCATTCTTTACTGGGATTGATAATTGCCGATTTAAACGTCAAGTGAAGCCAGGTGACCAATTAAAACTAGAGGTTGAATTGACAAAACTACGTGGAACTATGGGAAAAGGTCACGGAATCGCAACAGTAGATGGAGAATTAGTGTGTGAGGCAGATATACTTTTTGCCCTTGGACCTGTAGTAGAGAAGTAA
- a CDS encoding DNA-directed RNA polymerase subunit beta — MTEESKISGRQQRRLEKEQEKANEQAATTGATKWVQIRMFPIWLRILLVILFFAGAAMAGLMVGYGVLGDGEPKDALKWDTYQHMIDIKDGK, encoded by the coding sequence ATGACAGAAGAAAGTAAAATTTCTGGTAGACAACAGCGAAGATTAGAAAAAGAACAAGAAAAAGCCAATGAACAAGCAGCAACGACTGGAGCAACCAAATGGGTTCAGATCCGCATGTTTCCTATTTGGTTGCGTATACTACTCGTTATTCTATTCTTTGCTGGAGCAGCTATGGCAGGTCTAATGGTTGGTTATGGCGTATTAGGTGATGGTGAACCAAAGGACGCATTAAAATGGGATACATACCAGCATATGATTGATATTAAAGATGGCAAATAA
- a CDS encoding flagellar hook-basal body protein produces the protein MLRTMITATNTMSQLQSQIDIIGNNLSNTGTHGYKAKDAKFQELLYQQYNNDKLDRVERDSPTGIRYGVGAALAQTQMNWKQGSLQSTDRDLDFAFQEPKQYFNVLMPDGVDGQQTAYTRQGAFYVSPMENGELMLVNGDGYPVANAGGQAITIPDGATGFTVNETGTLTATYPDGTTQQRELAVSVLQKPNAMEHLSATYIAMPENLQELGLNAEDIMTDLQGADREEIAMANGMLELSNVDTSKEITDLMTAQRSYQFNARSITIADQMLGLINGIR, from the coding sequence ATGCTACGCACGATGATTACAGCGACAAATACAATGTCGCAACTACAAAGCCAAATAGACATTATTGGGAATAACCTTTCTAATACAGGTACTCATGGCTATAAAGCGAAGGATGCAAAATTCCAAGAATTATTATATCAACAATACAATAATGATAAATTAGATAGAGTAGAACGAGATTCACCTACAGGAATCCGCTATGGTGTTGGTGCAGCTCTTGCGCAGACGCAAATGAACTGGAAGCAAGGTAGTCTCCAATCTACAGACCGCGATTTAGATTTCGCTTTCCAAGAGCCGAAGCAATATTTTAATGTGCTTATGCCGGATGGGGTAGACGGGCAACAGACAGCCTATACGCGTCAAGGTGCCTTTTATGTTTCGCCAATGGAAAATGGAGAGCTTATGCTTGTGAACGGTGATGGTTATCCAGTAGCTAATGCAGGTGGACAAGCGATTACTATTCCAGATGGTGCTACGGGTTTCACTGTAAATGAAACAGGAACTCTAACAGCAACATATCCAGACGGTACTACTCAGCAACGTGAATTAGCAGTTTCTGTGTTACAAAAGCCGAATGCGATGGAGCATTTATCTGCAACATATATTGCGATGCCGGAAAACCTACAAGAATTAGGTTTAAATGCAGAAGATATTATGACAGATCTACAAGGTGCAGACCGCGAGGAAATAGCTATGGCGAATGGTATGTTAGAGTTGTCTAATGTGGATACATCTAAAGAGATAACGGATCTCATGACAGCGCAACGTTCTTATCAGTTCAATGCCCGTTCCATTACAATTGCGGACCAAATGCTGGGACTTATTAATGGCATTAGATAA
- a CDS encoding flagellar hook-basal body protein, with the protein MFRGFNTVASGMIAQQRRTELLTNNMANANTPGFKADQSTIRSFPDMLMSRLGPTQIPTKDPISGKYVSEVGAISTGVYMQETMALMTQGQLVQTDLNTDIALVDGSLPVDEETGQTGAVFYRLQHPTEGEAYTRNANFTLDGAGYLTNPQGLYVLDSEGQPIQLENDDFQVDSSGQILVDNAAVTRIGVSFSTQPNTLIKQDNGLFQTVDGTDLPSAYNIDNVTFSMQQGYIEGSNVDTARTMTDMLTAYRAFEANQKVLQAYDRSMDKAVNEVGRVN; encoded by the coding sequence ATGTTTCGCGGATTTAATACAGTTGCATCAGGAATGATTGCGCAACAGCGTAGAACAGAACTATTAACAAATAATATGGCCAATGCAAATACACCAGGATTCAAAGCAGATCAATCGACGATTCGCTCGTTTCCAGATATGCTTATGTCCAGACTTGGACCTACTCAAATTCCTACAAAGGATCCGATTAGTGGAAAATATGTTTCCGAAGTTGGCGCAATTAGTACGGGTGTGTACATGCAAGAAACAATGGCATTAATGACTCAAGGACAACTCGTGCAAACTGATTTAAACACAGACATAGCATTAGTTGATGGTTCACTACCAGTGGATGAAGAGACAGGTCAAACAGGAGCAGTATTTTATCGTTTGCAGCATCCTACTGAAGGGGAAGCATACACTCGAAATGCGAATTTCACGTTAGATGGAGCAGGATACTTAACGAACCCCCAAGGCCTGTATGTACTGGATTCAGAAGGGCAACCAATTCAGCTAGAGAATGATGATTTCCAAGTGGATTCAAGTGGACAGATCCTTGTAGACAATGCTGCAGTAACCCGAATTGGTGTATCCTTTTCTACGCAGCCTAATACGCTTATAAAGCAAGATAACGGTTTATTCCAAACAGTGGACGGTACTGACCTTCCATCTGCCTATAATATAGATAATGTAACGTTTTCGATGCAACAAGGGTATATTGAAGGTTCAAATGTAGACACTGCCAGAACAATGACAGATATGCTAACTGCGTATCGTGCATTTGAAGCAAACCAAAAAGTACTGCAAGCATACGATAGAAGTATGGACAAAGCTGTTAACGAAGTGGGCCGTGTGAATTGA